ATTCTCCCTGGTTCCCTTATTTCTCCCTTAGTAATAATCTCACTATAGCAACAGGAAAGGAACTTGAATATTTCCATTAACAACTAGTGTTATTCTCAATGGTCCTCTCCTTTCTACCTAATGTTCGTGTTTTACAATGCATATAATATATCTCACTGAAATGTAATCctcaggagacagacacacacatgaagTGAAACACATCCACTATACCACACTTCGTTATGATGCACGGTTATGAAAATATTGATGGAGAAAATACAGGCCAAAATCTTGCAAACACAACCAATGCTAATAATTCACGCAAACAAGTTTAATTTCGACAGTGCATGACCTACCGATGAAGATAGATGTTGGACGCCTGGTCACCTGACCTGGGACGGTGTTTATCTGGGCTGTTTGCTAACACGGACGAAGCTAGTGCTTGTATTGCATTTTAAAGGTCAAGGACCTCATGAATGCGGTTAAGTGTCGCTGGATAACTTTCCTAACGTCTATGGCTTCATGCCAATGATTCCAGGCAGAAAAGGGTCATGTTTGTTCAATGCATTTATTTTCTAATATCTGAAGTAGTATTCACCCAGCCTTGCAGAACCTGACAAGAACATTGCTGATAAAGTATAAGACATCAAATGGCATCAAGACTGTCCTTTTCATACACAACAATTTGAACAGGAACATACAGATACGTACATGTAGAAAGTTCTCCCTCGTGTGATGGTATTATAACCTTTTTCCTTTCAGACAAGCTCTCTTGTTTGCAATAAATAAATGCAAGATGACCTGTTTTTCAAAGATGTGCACTTAAGTTGAGTGGCAGTTGAAGTTCATTCAAATCCCTCTTTCACAACATGTCATGTCACAGGGCTTTGGGGATGGCAGGACAATATCTAGTGTGACACTCTCTTTTTAGGCTTGATTTCATGGCTGTATTTACACTGAGGCCTGATAAGGATAATAGGTTTGAAATAGTCATTTCAGACTTTTcagatgttgcgtcaatatacACATCACACTACCGTAAGTTTGAGCAGATAACAACTACATGAATATAAGCAGTTTTTTTCATCAGGGAGATTGCTTCACAGCACATTCCACATTCCCCCCAAAATAAAACTTGGTATTGTATCCATAATGTTGGTTTGAAAATGCTGGGGCAATGTATAAACATGGTGTGTTGGCTCACTGAAATTGCAGGCAAACTTGTGATCAATATACAATAAtggtacgcacgcacacacactccaatAATTGTATAGCTTGAACAATcacttaaaacaaaaacaaaaaacagtttCCTGCAAACAGATGCTGCATATTCCTGAATGAAAAATAATTTTCAATAGAGCTTTTCCATTTAGCAGGTTTTTTAGTCCAAGAGCAGGCCTAATCTGGATTAGGGATACCAACTCAAACTGTGATAATGGTTACTATTACATCACAGTCAATCAACTAACTGGATACAAACTAACTTAAACAACAAAAACTTCCACTCATCGGTTAAGGTTAATGGACCAAAGCTGTGCTCAGTGATCAGACAGACCTACATCTTCTGAAAAAATCAAGTAAAAACAGGATAAATGTGAAAATGAAAGCAGCAGCAAATTcatatttttataaaaaaaatattgtcattGGAGAGTTGAAATGttcacaacagaacaacagatcaGAATAGCAAATCCATGATTTAATCtaacatgacatcatcatcacaGCCATCTGCAAGTCATTCAACCGTTACAATTAGATGAATCTCGTTTGATACGTTCAAGTTTGTTTAATGTTCATTCAGAAGTTACCTGTGTTTTGAGGGGGACAATCAGACATGAAACTAGATGTGGTACATTTCATCTCCTTCCTACTACAGGAAACGACTGTATTCTGCTACCGTGTCATCTCAGGCTGTTATTCTGGTAGCATTTAGAACCCCCCTCGCAGCCCACAAAGCCGTTGGCGTGGGCTCCACAAACATGTTAAGCCACGGAGTGTGACGGGGTGAGCACGAGGGCCGAATGCTGATCACCTCATTGACAGTCAGTCCACACACCAACCACACTGACCTGGCTCCTCAGCCCTCACCTAGAGCATTTACCTAGTGGTTATCTTTACCTTCTGGAGAAGACTACTTAAACAATCCAAGCTTAACATTTTTGAAAAATCTTCCTTGAGGAGTTCTTTCCATTTGTAATGTGAAAGCTGAATGTGGTAAGTCTGGTCAGTGCAGAATAGAAATCAGGCTGGTTTTCTTCAGGGTAATCCTCTCTTTGTGAGTTTATGATTGACTTCACATTCCAACACACAGATAGTGGATGAACAGAAACAGCAGTTCCTCCGAGTTGAAACTTGAAAGGTGTTGCATGTAGACAAACTCTACTGAATATTGCACCCTAGAAAACATTTTTGCATCATAATCAAAACATCTGACATTATCTTGACTGACTACAGCTACACTATATTTGTGTGAGGGAAATGTCAATATAATTGAAACTGCCATGATAAAATGAAACTAAATACATTATCTTATTTCTGAGAAGTTGTCCATTTGCAAGGTCCCATTAAGAAAACAGTAGCTACGTAAACAAAGACAAATATTTTCTAAGTCGGTGTACTTTGGCTCTCATCATTTCTTTTGGAAGTAACTCTCCATCCTCAAACCGTCTCTCAGATATAATATGGACACATGACATGCGAGAATCAGCACTTTTATATTGTTTTCTGTTGAACTACTATATTCCTGCCAGTCGCAACAAAAAAACACGGATTGATATCCACCCCTTGACATTGAGTcccaataaaaatgtatttgctaGCAGCGTCTTTTGATTGTGTCTTCTTTCAGCTTAACTTACTGCCTTTAAAGAGTTATCATAATCTACATGATAATAAATAACCATGACTAAGAGGCAGGAAAGCAACGGAGCAGCAAAACAAttcattacaaataaatacattaaaccATCCATTTGAAGATCTAAGACACCAAAGGGCACTCCAAGGCAGAGCTTCTGTGATACTGACTCACAGACTTGGCAGTTTCATAACCAGAAAGAAACTTTAGCAGAGCGCTAGGATCACACTGAAGCTgagaaagagataaagatagagaTAGTAGACAGAAAAAgatagagcgatagagagagattgacagaggcagagagagaaagagtaccaTGTGAAATGATTCTGGAGGTGATCACCAGtgacctctctctgtgtgcgtggcCAGGGTAAGACCTCACCAGCGGGCCACCTGGCTGGTGTAGTCTTCAGTGGTCGTGGCCAGGTCGCCTCCGCCCCCGTACCCCCGGCGTCTGGGGAGTGAGGCCCTGCTCTGCTCCCTCTGCTCCCGAAGCCATCGGCGCTCCTCACGCCTCTTCAATCGCTCCGCCTGGTGCTCGCGCTGGCGGGTGTATTGGAAGCGCTGGAGGAACAGGTCCTTGGCATACTCGTACAGCTGCACGTCCAGATAGTTGAGCTCCTCGATGCGACGGCGCACAGCCTCACTCAGGTCCACGTTGGCGGCGCGCGTGCTGTTGATCTGAGTGAAGGCGGCGATGAAGCGCAGGCTGAACGTCCGCTCAAACAGGTACTGCGTCTTGCGCTGGAACTCTGTCAGTCCGTAGAAGGCCATGTTCTTCAGGTTGTTCATGGCGCTGCCCAGCAGGATGTGGTTGCGATCGCTCTCGTTCATGGAGGACAGGTTGTAGCAGCCTACCAGGTTGAGGTCGGCCAGCATGCGCACCTGTCGGTTGTTGGCCAGGTTGGACGGGCAGTCCATGAACTCGGTTAGGGTGACGCCCGACCAGTCGTCCCCGCTGTAGCAGGTGGGCAGTTCGTCCTGTGTGGGCGAGCGCCCGTCACACATGTGCAGGGAGGTCTTCCAGGTGGCACCTCGCTGCACGTGCTTCCACTCGCTCAGGTAGCGGGAGACGGGGTCACGCAGCATGGTTATGTAGTAGAAGTCCCTGCAGCCAAAACAAACACAGTCAGAGAGCTACAAACACATCAACATCACACAGGCCCACGCAGCATTGTACTGACAGATGGTGACTTTTGTGACTGTGTATCGCACTTCAAGGTTGGACGCTAATTACCAAACTGAAACTTTAGAGAGATTATCAGAGGTCTTTTTCCCTATTGTCCTTGAACACAAAAGTGATTTATCGTGTCAATG
The genomic region above belongs to Oncorhynchus mykiss isolate Arlee chromosome 3, USDA_OmykA_1.1, whole genome shotgun sequence and contains:
- the LOC110504222 gene encoding heparan-sulfate 6-O-sulfotransferase 3-B-like, with protein sequence MDDKSNKLILVPILAVLFVMIGYQYICPAGSNSCHFKTGENLRGVSILSTQYRTNEDFYTELEDDSPPKLPSKFNFTERDLQRHVDFNIKGYDVIVFLHIQKTGGTTFGRHLVRNIRLEQPCDCKPGQKKCTCHRPGKEESWLFSRFSTGWSCGLHADWTELTNCVPVIMDKKEAQKNKRDFYYITMLRDPVSRYLSEWKHVQRGATWKTSLHMCDGRSPTQDELPTCYSGDDWSGVTLTEFMDCPSNLANNRQVRMLADLNLVGCYNLSSMNESDRNHILLGSAMNNLKNMAFYGLTEFQRKTQYLFERTFSLRFIAAFTQINSTRAANVDLSEAVRRRIEELNYLDVQLYEYAKDLFLQRFQYTRQREHQAERLKRREERRWLREQREQSRASLPRRRGYGGGGDLATTTEDYTSQVARW